The Oceanispirochaeta sp. nucleotide sequence GTTCAAAGATAAAAAGAGAACGATTATAAAAAATGAGGCAAATATATATGGTGCATATTTTAAAAATCGATTCACAACACAATATTAGGTTCATATATACAAATTGTAAAGAATCATTTTATAATGTGCCTGGTGCACTCTCCGGATATCCCATGGAAGTCCCGCCGGGCTTCAGCTGGATATCTTCTCCTTGTTCCTTCACTAAGACTGCAGATTTTTAGTTCCCTGTTATTGCTTGCCCTTCTTGTTCTACCTCTGATAGTATTCCGTTAATTTACCCGGCAGTTTTATTCCCGGATAAATAGGGAGAACACCATGAAAATTAAAACTAAGTCATCAAAGCAGAACCTGGCCTTTCGGATCGCCGCCATTGCTATCCTGACGGCTGTGACCACTGTCTGTACTCTGATCGTTCGGGTTCCTGTGACCCCCACCAAGGGGTATATCAATCTGGCCGATGTGGCCATCTTTTTTACGGCACTGACTTTCGGACCATTTACCGCCCTGGCGGCGGGCGGCCTGGGAACGGCTCTGGCCGATATTCTGGGTGGTTATGCCCAATGGGCTCCCATCACTTTTTTTGCACACGGTATTCAGGGGCTTTTAATCGGACTGATTTTCAAGGCATCGGGTTTCGAAAACAGAGCCAGGATGGTAGCTGCCTTGATTCTGGCCTTTGTGGCGGGAACCCTTTTTATGGCGGGTACTTACTTTGTGACTGCCGGTGTCATGTATGGTTTTGCGGCTGCCGCCACCGAAATACCCGGCAATATCCTGCAGAATGCTGCGGGAGTCATCATCGGATTCCCTCTCTATCTGGCCGTTAAACGGGCCTATCCCCCCATTGCCGGCTTTCGCTGGTAATTTGAATTTGATAGTGCTTTTACGTAGTTAGCATTGACTAATGTAGTTTCAATTGTTAATGTAAGTTATAAAATACTAATATTTCTTAGTATCCCGGTAAATACGATTCGGTGATGGTGAATAAAATGAGTTTATCTGAAATAGAACCTGGGAAGAGTGCGGTTGTTGAATCAATCCTTGGTGGAAAAAAACTGAGACAGAAGCTTGTAAACCTTGGGA carries:
- a CDS encoding ECF transporter S component gives rise to the protein MKIKTKSSKQNLAFRIAAIAILTAVTTVCTLIVRVPVTPTKGYINLADVAIFFTALTFGPFTALAAGGLGTALADILGGYAQWAPITFFAHGIQGLLIGLIFKASGFENRARMVAALILAFVAGTLFMAGTYFVTAGVMYGFAAAATEIPGNILQNAAGVIIGFPLYLAVKRAYPPIAGFRW